Proteins encoded together in one Musa acuminata AAA Group cultivar baxijiao chromosome BXJ3-6, Cavendish_Baxijiao_AAA, whole genome shotgun sequence window:
- the LOC135641566 gene encoding respiratory burst oxidase homolog protein B-like — protein sequence MKKTGSNEEGTGSESPMDSISAQTAGGISFSGPLTGPLGDKNGARCSVPDSPSSAATAKGTEEEDGTYVEITLDVRDDAVAVHSVKAAGGGGDGEGDPEVAALARELERRSAAAAFGSSVMRTASLKFRQVSQEIRRLASFGRRSGVGKLDRTRSAAAHALKGLKFISRADGAAGWAAVERRFDELAVDGNLHRSRFAQCIGMKESKDFAGELFDALSRRRHIRGDKVTKAELREFWDQIADQSFDSRLQTFFDMVDKNADGRITEEEVRKIISLSASANNLSNIQEQAEEYAALIMEELDPENVGYIEIYNLEMLLLQAPAYSAQIGTTNSRNLSQMLSQKLRPTREPNPLVRWYHEARYFLEDHWKRAWVMALWLGVCAGLFAWKFVQYRRRAVFHVMGYCVCVAKGGAETLKFNMALILLPVCRNTITCLRTKTRLGKVLPFDDNLNFHKVIAVGVAIGVGLHAISHLTCDFPRLLHATDQEYVPMKRFFGDTRPDDYWWFVKGTEGWTGVVMVVLMAIAFTLASPWFRRNRLNLPTPLKRLTGFNAFWYSHHLFVVVYILLIIHGTFLYLTKKWYKKTTWMYLAIPVILYGSERLIRALRSSVRAVKILKVAVYPGNVLTLQMSKPQGFKCRSGQYIFVNCAAVSPFQWHPFSITSAPQDDYISVHIRTLGDWTRQLKAVFSEVCQPPTSGQSGLLRSDHESRSSLAFPRVLIDGPYGAPAQEYKKYEVVLLVGLGIGATPFISIVKDIVNNMKQLDPDEESSDDGRSEEDGSGGGSSSHQRKLTSSPSSSFRTRRAYFYWVTREQGSFEWFRGVMNEVAEADKKGVIELHNFCTSVYEEGDARSALIVMLQSLNHAKHGVDIVSGTRVKSHFARPNWRNVYKRIALNHRDQRIGVFYCGAPTLTKELRQLATDFSRKTSTKFDFHKENF from the exons ATGAAGAAGACGGGATCGAACGAAGAGGGAACAGGCAGCGAAAGCCCAATGGACTCTATCAGCGCGCAGACCGCCGGTGGCATAAGCTTCAGTGGTCCCTTGACCGGGCCGCTCGGGGACAAGAACGGCGCCCGATGCAGCGTCCCGGACTCGCCGTCCTCCGCGGCGACGGCGAAGGggacggaggaggaggacgggACGTACGTGGAGATCACCCTGGACGTGCGCGACGACGCGGTGGCGGTGCACAGCGTGAAGGCGGCGGGTGGCGGCGGAGACGGGGAGGGGGACCCGGAGGTGGCGGCGCTGGCGCGGGAGCTGGAGAGGCGGTCGGCGGCCGCGGCGTTCGGATCGTCGGTCATGCGCACGGCGTCGTTGAAGTTCCGGCAGGTGTCGCAGGAGATCCGGCGGCTGGCGTCGTTCGGTCGGCGCAGCGGGGTGGGGAAGCTCGATCGGACCAGGTCTGCCGCAGCCCACGCCCTCAAGGGCCTCAAGTTCATCAGCAGGGCCGACGGTGCCGCCGGATGGGCTGCTGTCGAGCGCCGCTTCGACGAGCTCGCCGTCGATGGCAACCTCCACCGATCTCGCTTCGCTCAGTGCATCG GGATGAAGGAGTCGAAGGATTTCGCAGGAGAGCTGTTCGATGCATTGTCCAGAAGAAGACACATCAGAGGGGATAAGGTCACAAAGGCTGAGCTGAGAGAGTTTTGGGATCAGATTGCGGACCAGAGCTTCGATTCCAGACTCCAAACCTTCTTCGACAT GGTGGATAAGAACGCGGATGGAAGAATCACAGAAGAAGAAGTCCGAAAG ATCATCTCGCTGAGCGCTTCGGCCAATAATCTCTCCAACATTCAAGAGCAGGCGGAGGAGTACGCCGCGCTTATCATGGAGGAACTGGACCCGGAAAATGTCGGCTACATTGAG ATATACAACCTGGAGATGCTGCTGCTGCAGGCGCCGGCCTACTCCGCGCAGATCGGCACCACCAACAGCCGGAACCTGAGCCAGATGCTGAGCCAGAAGCTGAGGCCGACGCGGGAGCCCAACCCACTGGTGCGGTGGTACCACGAGGCGCGCTACTTCCTGGAGGACCACTGGAAGCGGGCGTGGGTGATGGCGCTGTGGCTGGGCGTCTGCGCCGGCCTCTTCGCGTGGAAGTTTGTCCAGTACCGGCGCCGCGCTGTGTTCCATGTCATGGGCTACTGCGTCTGCGTCGCCAAGGGCGGCGCCGAGACGCTCAAGTTCAACATGGCCCTCATCCTCCTCCCTGTCTGCCGCAACACCATCACCTGCCTCCGCACCAAGACCAGGCTCGGCAAGGTCCTGCCCTTCGACGACAACCTCAATTTCCACAAG GTGATTGCAGTGGGCGTGGCTATTGGCGTTGGGCTACATGCCATCTCGCACTTGACCTGCGACTTCCCGCGCCTTCTTCATGCGACGGACCAAGAGTACGTGCCCATGAAGCGTTTCTTCGGCGACACCCGGCCCGACGACTACTGGTGGTTCGTGAAGGGCACGGAGGGGTGGACCGGGGTGGTGATGGTCGTCCTGATGGCCATCGCCTTCACGCTGGCCTCCCCCTGGTTCCGCCGCAACCGGCTCAACCTGCCCACGCCCTTGAAACGGCTCACCGGGTTCAACGCTTTCTGGTACTCCCACCACCTCTTCGTCGTCGTCTACATCCTCCTCATCATCCACGGCACCTTCCTCTACCTCACCAAGAAATGGTACAAGAAGACG ACGTGGATGTACTTGGCGATCCCGGTCATTCTCTACGGCAGCGAACGATTGATCCGAGCGCTCCGATCGAGCGTAAGGGCGGTCAAGATCTTGAAAGTGGCGGTCTACCCAGGCAACGTCTTGACTCTTCAAATGTCCAAGCCTCAGGGCTTCAAGTGCAGAAGCGGCCAATACATCTTCGTCAACTGTGCCGCTGTTTCCCCCTTCCAATG GCACCCATTCTCCATCACGTCGGCTCCGCAAGATGATTACATCAGTGTTCATATACGGACGCTGGGTGACTGGACCAGGCAGCTCAAAGCTGTTTTCTCGGAG GTATGTCAGCCACCGACGAGCGGGCAAAGCGGTCTTCTCAGATCCGACCACGAGAGCCGCAGCAGCCTCGC CTTCCCGAGGGTGCTGATTGATGGTCCGTATGGTGCGCCCGCCCAAGAATACAAGAAGTACGAGGTGGTGCTGCTGGTGGGGCTGGGCATCGGCGCCACCCCCTTCATCAGCATCGTGAAGGACATCGTCAACAACATGAAGCAATTGGACCCCGACGAGGAGTCGTCTGACGATGGCAGGTCGGAAGAggatggcagcggcggcggcagcagcagccacCAGAGGAAGCTGACATCGTCGCCGTCCTCGTCGTTCAGGACGAGGAGGGCCTACTTCTACTGGGTGACGCGGGAGCAGGGTTCGTTCGAGTGGTTCCGTGGGGTGATGAACGAGGTGGCGGAGGCGGACAAGAAGGGGGTGATCGAGCTGCACAACTTCTGCACCAGCGTGTACGAGGAGGGCGACGCCCGGTCGGCCCTCATCGTGATGCTGCAGTCGCTGAACCACGCCAAGCACGGGGTGGACATCGTGTCGGGGACCCGCGTCAAGTCCCACTTCGCCCGCCCCAACTGGCGCAACGTCTACAAGCGCATCGCGCTCAACCACCGCGACCAACGAATCG GTGTATTCTACTGTGGAGCCCCGACCCTGACTAAAGAGTTGCGCCAGCTAGCCACGGATTTCTCGAGGAAGACAAGCACCAAGTTCGACTTCCACAAGGAGAACTTCTAA
- the LOC103987965 gene encoding uncharacterized protein LOC103987965, with protein sequence MRWKSLDLQMIPWCFHVVGLACRPAASSRTSPTPPVQAEGVRLIGSDGRVRVYHRPVAAAELMKEHPCHLVCRSDAFFIGQKVPPLAAGDQLQPGHSYFLLPSHFFHSVLSFVTLATSLLAPSGAGKRALLRPFDIQKTASGTLQIRVADEFLKEESRDGTSRLVTTEALEKEYRTLVRCRSSQWKPKLETIRESEMRSRGINPFGGFKRRKKKKGSL encoded by the coding sequence ATGCGGTGGAAGTCGCTCGATCTGCAGATGATCCCATGGTGCTTCCACGTGGTGGGCTTGGCGTGCCGGCCGGCGGCCTCCAGCCGGACTAGCCCGACTCCTCCGGTCCAGGCGGAAGGGGTCCGGCTCATCGGCAGCGACGGCCGGGTCAGGGTGTACCACAGACCAGTGGCGGCGGCGGAGCTCATGAAGGAGCACCCCTGCCACCTCGTCTGCCGCTCTGACGCCTTCTTTATCGGCCAGAAGGTCCCGCCGCTCGCTGCCGGCGACCAGCTCCAGCCCGGCCACTCCTACTTCCTCCTCCCCTCCCACTTCTTCCACTCCGTCCTCTCCTTCGTCACCCTCGCCACCTCCCTCCTCGCCCCCAGCGGCGCCGGGAAGCGTGCTCTCCTCAGGCCCTTCGACATCCAGAAGACGGCGTCGGGGACGCTTCAGATCAGAGTCGCCGATGAATTCCTCAAAGAAGAGAGCCGCGACGGTACCAGCAGACTCGTCACCACAGAGGCGTTGGAGAAGGAATACAGGACGTTGGTGAGGTGCAGATCGAGTCAGTGGAAGCCGAAGCTGGAGACTATTAGGGAGTCCGAGATGAGAAGCAgaggaatcaacccattcggtggcttcaagaggaggaagaagaagaagggtagTCTTTGA